CATAATTCTTTTAAACTTCATttactttcccttttctttctccatatcatctttctttttctttctctctcgatcatcgtcatcatcatcatGTCGGCCATGAAAGTTGATGATCAaggtaatattattgttattattattatactatttttcaaataataatctcACTCATGAAATTTGTATTACACAAGTCACTCTGTTTCACAATTAAATTATGATATCACTCACATTTAACGAACTAGAGCATCACTATGAATAATAACCAAATTACTGTCATGATCATAATTCTTTTAAACTTCATTTACTTTCCCATTTCTTTCTCCATATCATCTTTCTCattctttctctttctccttctctctcgatcatcatcatcatcatcatgtcgGCCATGAAAGTTGATGATCAaggtaatattattgttattattattattatatttttcaaataataatctcACTCATGAACTCTGTATTACACAAGTCACTCTGTTTCACAATTAAATTATGATATCACTCACATTTAACGAACTAGAGCATCACTGTAAATAATAACCAGATTACTGTCAAGATCATAATTCTTTTAAACTTCATttactttcccttttctttctccATATCATCTTTCTCattctttctctttctccttctctctcgatcatcatcatcatcatcatgtcgGGCATGAAAGTTGATGATCAaggtaatattattgttattattattataatatttttcaaataataatctcACTCCTGAACTCTGTATTACACATGTCACTCTGTTTCACAATTaaattatgatataactcacatttAACGAACTAgagcatcactataaataataacCAAATTACTGTCAACATCATAATTCTTTTAAACTTCATttactttcccttttctttctccatatcatctttctttttctttctctttctccttctctctcgatcatcatcatcatcatcatgtcgGCCATGAAAGTTGATGATAAaagtaatattattgttattattattacaatatttttcaaaaaataatctCACTCATGAACTGTGTATTACACAAGTCACTCTATTTCACAATTAAATTATGATATCATTCACATTTAACGAACTAgagcatcactataaataataacGAGATTACTGTCAACATCATAATTCTTTTAAACTTCATttactttcccttttctttctccatatcttctttctttttctttctctttctctttctctctcgatcatcatcatcatcatcatgtcgGCCATGAAAGTTGATGATCAaggtaatattattgttattattattataatatttttcaaataataatctcACTCATGAACTCTGTATTACACAAGTCACTCTGTTTCACAATTAAATTATGATATCACTCACATTTAACGAACTATAGCATCACTGTAAATAATAACCAGATAACTGTCAAGATCATAATTCTTTTAAACTTCATTTACTTTCCCTTTTCTAACTCCAtatcatctttctctttctctctcgatcatcatcatcatcatcatgtcgGCCATGAAAGTTGATGATCAcggtaatattattgttattattattataatatttttcaaataataatctcACTCATGAACTCTGTATTACACAAGTCACTCTGTTTCATAATTAAATTATGATATCACTCACATTTAACGAACTATAGCATCACTGTAAATAATAACCAGATAACTGTCAAGATCATAATTCTTTTAAACTTCATTTACTTTCCCTTTTCTAACTCCATAtcatctttctttttctttctctttctctttctctctcgatcatcgtcatcatcatcatGTCGGCCATGAAAGTTGATGATCAaggtaatattattgttatttttattataatatttttcaaataataatctcACTCATGAACTCTGTATTACACAAGTCACTCTGTTTCACAATTAAATTATGATATCACTCACATTTAACGAACTAAAGCATCACTGTAAATAATAACCAGATTACTGTCAAGATCATAATTCTTTTAAACTTCATttactttcccttttctttctccATATCATCTTTCTCattctttctctttctccttctctctcgatcatcatcatcatcatcatgtcgGGCATGAAAGTTGATGATCaatgtaatattattattattattattataatatttttcaaataataatctcACTCCTGAACTCTGTATTACACATGTCACTCTGTTTCACAATTaaattatgatataactcacatttAACGAACTAgagcatcactataaataataacCAAATTACTGTCAACATCATAATTCTTTTAAACTTCATttactttcccttttctttctccatatcatctttctttttctttctctttctccttctctctcgatcatcatcatcatgtcgGCCGTGAAAGTTGATGATAAaagtaatattattgttattattattacaatatttttcaaataataatctcACTCATGAACTGTGTATTACACAAGTCACTCTGTTTCACAATTAAATTATGATATCATTCACATTTAACGAACTAgagcatcactataaataataacGAGATTACTGTCAACATCATAATTCTTTTAAACTTCATttactttcccttttctttctccatatcgtctttctttttctttctctctcgatcatcgtcatcatcatcatGTCGTCCATGAAAGTTGATGATCAaggtaatattattgttattattattataatatttttcaaataataatctcACTCATGAACTCTGTATTACACAAGTCACTCTGTTTCACAATTaaattatgatataactcacatttAACGAACTAgagcatcactataaataataacCAGATTACTGTCAAGATCATAATTCTTTTAAACTTCATttactttcccttttctttctccatatgatctttctttttctttctctttctccttctctctcgatcatcatcatcatcatcatgtcgGCCATGAAAGTTGATGATAAaagtaatattattgttattattattacaatatttttcaaaaaataatctCACTCATGAACTGTGTATTACACAAGTCACTCTATTTCACAATTAAATTATGATATCATTCACATTTAACGAACTAGAGCGTCACTATAAATATTAACGAAATTACTGTCAAGATCATAATTCTTTTAAACTTCATttactttcccttttctttctccatatcatctttctttttctttctctttctctttctctctcgatcatcatcatcatcatcatgtcgGCCATGAAAGTTGATGATCAAGGTaaaattattgttattattattataatattttttaaataataatctcACTCATGAACTCTGTATTACACAAGTCACTCTGTTTCACAATTAAATTATGATATCACTCACATTTAACGAACTAgagcatcactataaataataacTGAATTACTGTCAAGATCATAATTCTTTTAAACTTCATttactttcccttttctttctccatatcatctttctttttctttctctttctccttctctctcgatcatcgtcatcatcatcatGTCGGCCATGAAAGTTGATGATCAaggtaatattattgttattgttattataatatttttcaaataataatctcACTCATGAACTCTGTATTACACAAGTCACTctatttcataattaaattatGATATCACTCACATTTAACGAACTATAGCATCACTGTAAATAATAACCAGATAACTGTCAACatcataattattttaaacttcatttactttcccttttctttctccatatcatctttctttttctttctctctcgatcatcatcatcatcatcaagtcGGCCATGAAAGTTGATGATCAaggtaatattattattattattattataatatttttcaaataataatctcACTCATGAACTCTGTATTACACAAGTCACTCTGTTTCACAAttaaattatgatattactcACATTTAACGAACTAGAGCATCACTGTAAATAATAACCATATTACTTTCAAGATCATAATTCTTTTAAACTTCATTTATTGTCCCTTTTCTTTCTCCGTATcatctttcttttcctttctctttctctttctctttctctctcgatcatcaacatcatcatcatcatgtcgGCCATGAAAGTTGACGATCAaggtaatattattgttattattattataatatttttcaaataataatctcACTCATGAACTCTGTATTACACAAGTCACTCTGTTTCACAATTAAATTATGATATCACTCACATTTAACGAACTAGAGCATCACTGTAAATAATAACCATATTTCTGTCAAGATCATAATTCTTTTAAACTTCATttactttcccttttctttctccatatcatctttctttttctttctctctcgatTATCGTCATCATCATCATGTCGGCCATGAAAGTAGATGATCAaggtaatattattgttattattattataatatttttcaaataataatctcACTCCTGAACTCTGTATTACACAAGTTACTCTGTTTCACAATTAAATTATGATATCACTCACATTTAACGAACTAgagcatcactataaataataacCCCAAAACTATCAACATCATAATTCTTTTAAACTTCATttactttcccttttctttctccatatcgtctttctttttctttctctctcgatCATCATCATGTCGGCCATGAAAGTTGATGATCAaggtaatattattgttattattattataatatttttcaaataataatctcACTCATGAACTCTATATTACACAAGTCACTTTGTTTCACAATTAAATTATGATATCACTCACATTTAACGAACTAGAGCATCACTGTAAATAATAACCATATTACTGTCAAGATCATAATTCTTTTAAACTTCATttactttcccttttctttctccatatcgtctttctttttctttctttctctctcgatcatcatcttcatcatcatgtCGGCCATGAAAGTTGATGATCAaggtaatattattgttattattattataatatttttcaattaataatcTCACTCATGAACTCTGTATTACACAAGTCACTCTGTTTCACAATTAAATTATGATATCACTCACATTTAACGAACTAGAGCATTACTGTAAATAATAACCAGATTACTGTCATGATCATAATTCTTTTAAACTTCATTTACTGTCCCTTTTCTTTCTCCATATcgtctttctttctctctcgttTGTCATCATCATATCATGTCGGCCATGAAAGTTGATGATCaagtaatattattgttattatttattgtttatttgtttCTTTTACAATTTGAGTTCATCAATATCAAtatcattatctcaatctcattTTATCATCATCTCATTCTCATTTTTTTACTCTCCGTTTCTCTGTCGATATCATCTCGGTATTATTATTACTCTACTCTATCAATATCAATATCATCATCTCATGTTTTTTTACTCACCTGATATCTTTGTTAAAGAGAGTGATTAATTAGGCTCTTAACTAATCATTTAACAATCTgaaatcttctatatatatatatacaatgtatgtatatatataaacctGATGTAAATGCTTTCTCGTATCATCATCGTCTGATTTTagtttttatgttaatttatccAATAGAAAAAAGAATCAAATGTGGAATTTCTGGATTGGAATTAAAGCTCAACAAAACTGGAAATGTTTCCAGATTTCTTACAGAGTATAACGAAACAAGTATTTTAGGTATTCAATTTTTCTATCACATTAGTAATTTTCTTAGGATTATATGTATACATTTGTTTCATtctctaaataatattatataggaagcGGAGGTTTTGGTGTGGTGACCAGATGTGAGAATTTATTCATTTGgcaccctatgtttttgcaaagtattattttggtaccctctgttttcaataatgctcatatggtactatgtatcttaaaattatacatatttgataccctagactcagatttgatagataaaattttgtcaatataatcaaactgtcatcagttatatgtaattaagtaattaaatttaaatttggaacttacataattaaCAGCAATTtgattaaaatggtaaaattttattaattaaatttgaatttagagTTGCAAATATATACAATTTTAAAATCCAGAATACATATGAGCATTATTAGAAACAGAATgtatcaaaatgatactttgcaaaaatacatgATACCAAAATGAtaatttgcaaaaatacaagGTGCCAAATGGTTACATACCCTGTAACAAAACAGAACTCGAGACCGTTTCGACTTTCGATGGTTTGACTTTGTGAGGGTTCCAATTTTCTAATGATACATTTTCCCCTAAAAACAATTCTAGTCTATTAAGGTAAAAACAATATTAATATGTATAACTAGTGCTAAATAGCCTGTGGTGCTGCAACCATTTATTATAGGATCAAATATGGTTTAACTCTGATATTTTAATTGGTAGTTTCAGCTATCAGCTCTTTGAGCTAGAGAAACCATGAATATGGGAGAGCAAGGGGCAAGCATTTTACCAAAACCTGTTCCATTAATCACTGAAGTGAATGCAACCCATTTGAGAAAAGACCTGAACAAGGATGATATTGCTGCTGAAGTGAAGCAGCAGCTTCAACTAGCAGGTCCCTTGATATGTGTTAATCTCTTAACATATTGTTTGCAGGTGATTTCAGTCATGTTTGTGGGTCATCTTGGGGAATTAGCACTAGCTGGAGCTTCCATGGCCACTTCTTTAGCTTCAGTAACTGGTTTCAGCTTGCTGGTAAGCTCATTTTTCTTATCTTATGACTTACTTTGTTCATGGCTTCTGTAGAATTAAAAAGGTCATCTGGGTTTTGTTCCGTTTAGAGTATTAGAACCTTATACGTATGATGATAAAGCTCTGTTAGTTAGCAAGGGTTTGATTTGTTATATTTACATATTTAATCTTGCAATAGAAGTCTTGCCCTTGCACCATTAGATGAAGACCCTTTTGCCCCCTTTTCTGGCTGTAAATGATAGCCCTGTTTTTATAATGTCTTCTTCAGTTTTCATCAGTGAGTTTGTTTAAATTCTTTCATTACTACTTATTTATAAATGCAAAAGAAAATAACAGATACATGACCGGTTCTTTATTCCTGAGCATACCATAACACTAGTtaattaatcatgtttggatagATTGGAATGGCGAGCGCCTTGGAAACTTTCTGTGGCCAGTCCTATGGAGCAAAACAATATCACATGCTTGGTATACACATGCAGAGAGGGATGATTGTTCTTCTAGTTGTTAGCATTCCTTTGGCTATTATATGGTACAATGCAGGCCAAATCCTTTTGTTCTTGGGTCAAGATCCAGAGATATCTGCCGAGGCTGGTCGATATGCTCGGTTCATGATACCAAGCATTTTCGCTTATGCTGTTACTCAATGCCACACCAAGTTCTTGCAAACACAGAACAATGTGGTGCCAATGATGATTACTGCTGGAATTACAACATTACTACACTTCTTCATCTGTTGGTTTCTGGTGTTTAAGTCAGGTCTTGGAAATAGAGGTGCAGCCATGGCAAATGCAATCTCTTATTGGATTAACGCCTTGTCATTAGTACTATATGTCAGAATCTCTCCTTCGTGTAAAAGTACATGGACTGGTTTCTCTATGGAGGCTTTTCATGGAATTATCAAGTTTCTAAAACTTTCCATTCCTTCAGCTGTAATGTTAACGTATATATACCTACTCACCAACTCAATTTTTTAGGGAGGTTCTTGATCTTTTTTTCTTTACCTTTGTATCTTAGATTTGGTAGTGTATAGAGTAAGAAGTTCCTCATCTATGTCTTTGAACAGGTTGGAAATCTGGTCTTTTGAAATGATGGTCCTCTTATCTGGCTTTCTTCCTAATCCAAAGCTTGAGACATCAGTCCTGTCAATCAGGTTTGTACTTTACCCAAATTAATGGTATTGGTAACTTAGAAATTGAAGTTACTAACGGTTGTAGCACAAATTTCAGCTTCAACACATATGCATTGGTGTATATGGTACCTCTTGGACTCAGCGGGGTGATTAGGTGAGTTTAGCAAACATTTGCATACTATTCATAGAGTTCT
The Humulus lupulus chromosome 6, drHumLupu1.1, whole genome shotgun sequence DNA segment above includes these coding regions:
- the LOC133783087 gene encoding protein DETOXIFICATION 16-like, producing MNMGEQGASILPKPVPLITEVNATHLRKDLNKDDIAAEVKQQLQLAGPLICVNLLTYCLQVISVMFVGHLGELALAGASMATSLASVTGFSLLIGMASALETFCGQSYGAKQYHMLGIHMQRGMIVLLVVSIPLAIIWYNAGQILLFLGQDPEISAEAGRYARFMIPSIFAYAVTQCHTKFLQTQNNVVPMMITAGITTLLHFFICWFLVFKSGLGNRGAAMANAISYWINALSLVLYVRISPSCKSTWTGFSMEAFHGIIKFLKLSIPSAVMLTLEIWSFEMMVLLSGFLPNPKLETSVLSISFNTYALVYMVPLGLSGVISTRVSNELGAGRPQIARLALCVTLCMVVTEGTLLAAVMILGRRMWGYCYSREEEVVDYVGQMLILISISQFFDGIQSILSGSVRGSGRQKIGAFANLAAYYLVGIPVAIVLAFVFHIGGKGLWMGIIVALIMQALCLAILTIYTDWEKEVNNASDRVHSTKAAICDELS